Part of the Panicum virgatum strain AP13 chromosome 4N, P.virgatum_v5, whole genome shotgun sequence genome is shown below.
CACAGCAGCTCGTCACTGCTGCCAGATGAAGCCGACGGCAGCAGTCagcaacagaaaaaaaaagagatggagTGGGCACGGCACGTCCCAGGTCAGTAGTGGCTGTGGGCCTTGTGAGTTGGGGACCTGGGATGGATCCCAAGCAAGGGGAAGGACCGAAGGAGAGCACCGGCGATCCGGCTTGTCTGCCGTGCTGAAGCAAAGTCAGCAAAAGGTACAGTAAATCGTGTCTGTGTGAACAGTAGCCTACCGTTAGTTACTGTAGTGGAGGTACTGTGCCGATCTCGCTGTTCACAGATTTACTGTACCATGCTCTCTGTAGCACTGGATCTCATCCATCCATCCGCAAATGAACGGCCGGGAATGAATCAAAAGTTACCGCTACAGTAATTCACTGACTTGCCTTCAGCAAGTCAGTGAATCCCGATTGGAGCACCGGACCATGTGGGCGGCATGAACcttattttctcttttcttttctgaaaataTGTGACTTATTGCGTGGTGGTGGCGATGCGCTGTTGCATGCCAAGTAGGCCCTAGTTAAATGTGGGCTGGATGCCGTGTCAACTGTGTCAACGAAACGCAGTTCTCGATCGCAGAgaagatactccctccatacttgaaaagaatgtTGTTTTGGATAGCGGCACGGTCTTCGAAGCTTAATTTTGACttcttattttttataaaaatatttatcacaaaatgatatatttataattttatgaaagtatttttcaaaacaaatctattcatatgatttttgtattctgaaactcaacaacttaaaagttatttatGATTTATGTTCCCAATATTTGACCCAAATTTTATCTAAAACGACACTCTTttcgagtatggagggagtacaggACCAGCTAAACTCCATGAGGCACAACTATTCTATATGTGTTTTAATTATTTGCTTGTGGGTGATCTACAAGGATTTTTTAGTTTAGAAAAAAAGGTCTACAAGGCTTGGACAAATGGACGACGTCTGAGGCTTTGAGCTAGGCGGCGGATAGGCAAGTAGGAGTAGCAGAGATGAGACCGTCCGTTTGCAACAGAGCAAGCTATGGTGCGTGGAAGTGCGGTGTGCCAGTGGATACTAGCATCTAGAGCTTCCCAACGGGAATAGGAGGACGTTGGGAGTTCATCTCTCTGTCCAAGTCATACACAATTTATAGTTGTAGGTTCCCGCAAATGACACACCAGAAAAACAGTTGAAATTCGCACTTGTTTAGCTCAGAAAAGGGGAGATACTTAAGGAGGAACGTCATCCACTGAGCACATGACATACCCCGTCACGTACTCTCACACTCCATCCGAAAGTCAAAGGCTATGCGCACAGCATGCATCCATGATTCACAATAATCccgggagaaaaaaaaagaaactattGCTTGCACAACACTAGCAGTACGGCAGTAcccttcgcaaaaaaaaactagcagTACCGTTGCTCCGGACGACACGCATCATCATCGAGCTGGCCGCAGCCGCTCGGATCCACGCATCGAAACTGGCCGCCCCCCTGCAAAGCAGGGCCAGCGGACGCCGCCGATGCAGACGAACCAAGCAGGGCaagcggcgctgcggcggcggccgccaccgcaggcaggagagcaggggcaggcGCCGCAGCACAGCAGCGGCGTCGTCGTCTCGCGGCGAGCGTGACCGGGCAGCGTGCCGTCCGATGCCGTAgggctaggggtggtaaagtgTCCAAcaatttgaactagaaaatctaaggaccgAGTCCTAAAAGAGTCGGACTTTaaacatatatatttttaaattaaaaattttaaaaattttattgggctgtgagAAAGCCATTAGGGCTATGACCTGTTACCACCCTAGGTAGGGCCTCCCCCGCGCCGCGGATCCCGAAGCCGTTTCCCACCCTTtcgccccgccccggccccgccgcgccgggcgGTCCCCACCCCCGGGCAGAGCCGCCCCGGAACCGAGGCGAAACCTGCAGTAAACGCAGAAACGGGCGAGCAAAGCTAGCGAACCGTCCCCGGACCCCGGCCGGCCCGGGCGCGTTCACGCCTTTCCTCCTCCGCTCCATCCCCCTCACGCGGGCCCCGCTCGGCCAGGCCCGGTTCGGTCGCGCGAACCCGCCGGGCTGCACCTCGGCTCGGCATGATGATTGCGCTCTGGCGAGACGGCGGCTGCGTGGGCCCCGCCACCCACCCCCCGTTTGACCGCGACACGGTGggggcgcgcgggccccgcgcGCCAGGGGCGCGGCGACGTGGGCTTCGCTCAAagccgggcgcgcgggccccgcgcCCCGTCACGTTTAACCGTCTCCCTCCCCCGGGCCGGCGCAAATCCCGTCTCTACCCCTGGGCCCTGGCCATGCGGCGCGCAACCTCTCGCTTCCACTGGGCCCCGGCGCTGGGGTAGAAAGGTCAAACGCCGCCGGGTGGTAGAGAGCGAGCCGGTAACTGGCTGGGGCTTGCTTACAGTTACAGCTCGGCCACCCtcgctctctcactccctcCTCCCCCAGCTGGGTTTACAATAGGAAGGAgaggggcagcagcagcgggcaGCGGCTGCGTTCAGACTActacttcctcctcccctccggctcctcctgctcctccccccAATTCCTCCCCGGAAATAATAAACAAAGCGAGCGGGCGGGCGAGGCCAGCAGCGGCCGCGAGGAGCAAGCCGGGGCAGATCCGCGAGATCCGGCGGCCGGGCCGCCGATGACGAGCGgcgcggggggcggcggcgggctcggggGCACCCGGGTCCCGACGTGGAGGGAGCGCGAGAACAACCGCCgcagggagcgccgccgccgcgcgatcGCCGCCAAGATCTTCGCCGGACTCAGGGCCTACGGCAACTACAACCTCCCCAAGCACTGCGACAACAACGAGGTGCTCAAGGCGCTCTGCAACGAGGCCGGCTGGACCGTCGAGCCCGACGGCACCACCTACCGCAAGGTCACCCCCGTCGTCCTTTCCTCCACCCTTTGCTTGCTCCACTGGACTCTCCATGGCTTCGATTCCGTGTTTGCTCTGCGCCATGTGCCGCCATGAGTAGCTTCGTTTTGTTTCTGTTTTCGTTGCTCCGTAGAATTGCAACGTCAGCAATCGTAGCTGCGGCCGCTGCGATCTGAGCAGCGCTACACCGTGTTTGCTTGCTTGGTTGTTCCGCCGGGAGATTCTTGCTCCGTTATGTTGGGCTTTTTTGCATGGAGCCTCGTGCTGCTCTGTTCCGGGTTTGGGAATGGGGAAAGCAATGCAGCGACTTTGCTGCTCCAATGGATCCATCTTTGGATGCGCCGGCTGTGGTGTGCACGTCCCTGAATTCTGTTGGATTCGGACCAGTTTCGCTTGCTTCCAGTTCCAGCTCCGTTCCTTTCTTGGGGATGCAGAGCTTTGCTTGGTGCTACTAGGCTGTACTGCTGTCGGGTCAGGGAAATGGGAGCTGGATGTGCACCCAACGGGGAATGCAATGCGGCTTGATTAGTTCGGCATGCTCTACAATTAGCATTTCCAGAATTTCTTTTTATATGTCAAAGGAATACTGCTTCTATTCTGAAGCACTGAAGGCAATTTTTGGGAATGGCCTGCTTTGTTTTCCATAGCGGTTTTGTAGTTTACAGTATGGTCAAAATCTTCTAAGAgctaaactgattttttttccaattGCAACATTTCCTTGGTCCCAGAGGAGGTGGTTCGGTTGGGGCAGCCTGTTCGGATGCTTGGGGCTGGGCTGATCAGCTCAGCCGTTCGGCAGCCCAGCTCCAGCCGAACGGCTGGCTGATAAGGCCAGCAACGCCTCCCCGACGGCTGAATCGGCTTCCTGACGTTTGGggtgttttttttgtttgaatttgagCCAGCTGATCTGACGGggctggctgggctgggctggagcGGCTGCTGGaccagccagccaaccagcTCCAGCCAGTTCAGGGGTCAGGGCAGCCGAACAGGGGGAAAGTTAACGGTGAAGTCATAGGCTACCTAGCATAGCATGAGCATGACAGGCTGCTGCATTTCACATCTGGTTTGATGCTGTAAAAGAAGGGGTAACTGGTTGgcatcagaaaaaaaaacacaaagcaCAGTCCAAAATGATTCTCTTGCTAAAATCTTTTTGCCATGTGCAAATGCTGCCATTGCTTTCAGACCAAAAACAGCCATTTTTTACTTTGCTTTCGAGCCTTGTTCCAATTTTGGCAGATAACACGAATTTCGACTTAGCCAGGATAGAAACCTTGAAATTGCCATACCGTGTGTTGGTTGATTGTCTTTGGTTTATTCAGTTTGCGGCACTTGTATTAACTCATTTGTGTCTGCCTTGTTTTTTTTCCACCCAATGTTGAGGGGGGCTTTGCTCTAACAAGTATATTACCTTCAGGTGTAACCTAATCTGAAGATAGTTTTACAAGCTTTTGAATTGCTTCCGTCAATTTATTGTTGAGAACTGAAAATTTGGAGGTTTTACTTGATTTACATATAGACAAATAGGTAAATCTTGTTTGTAATAAGTTGTAGCTAAGAAATTTAAATTGCAGAGTATTGCAACTACTACATCCAAATCTTATGTACAATTTGTTTGAACTTGCTTCTGTATACATGACCTTTACAAAAACATGGTGAGTAAGCAAGTTGTTGACTTCATTTGCAATACCATGTTATTATTGTTTAAACTTGGCATGGTCTGTCTGTTTTGTTCTCTTAATTGCTGTTAGAGCCAGCTGCTTCAGGACAATTTCTGTTCCTTTCATTTTCTGCTTGGCAACAATTCTTCAGTGCACTTAAAAGTTGATTTTTTATGAAACAATGAAACAATTGCATAGTTAATTGCTTATTGTTAAGTGACAAATTTCTCCATGTTTCAGGGATGTAAACCAACAGCAGCAGAGCGTCATGATCCGATTGGAAGGTCTGCATCACCAAGCCCCTGCTCTTCATATCAACCTAGTCCAAGGGCTTCATACAACCCGAGCCCTGCATCCTCCTCCTTTCCAAgctccggatcctcttctcacATCACTCTTGGTGGGAACAACTTCATTGGTGGTGTCGAAGGCAGCTCTCTTATCCCATGGCTGAAGAATCTTTCCTCGAGTTCCTCAATTGCCTCCTCCTCCAAGTTCCCACAGCTTCATCATCTCTACTTCAATGGTGGCTCCATCAGTGCACCAGTAACACCTCCATCCAGCTCCCCAACTCGCACTCCTCGTATCAAGACTGACTGGGAGAATCCAAGTGTTCAGCCACCATGGGCTGGGTCAAACTATGCGTCTCTTCCCAACTCCCAACCGCCAAGCCCTGGCCACCAGGTTGCTCCAGACCCAGCATGGCTAGCAGGGTTTCAAATTTCATCTGCTGGTCCTTCATCTCCAACTTACAGCCTCGTGGCACCGAATCCTTTTGGTATTTTCAAGGAGACTATCGCCAGCACCTCAAGAATGTGCACCCCTGGACAGAGCGGAACATGTTCTCCTGTGATGGGTGGTGTGCCAATTCATCATGATGTGAATATGGTCGATGGTGCACCGGATGACTTTGCCTTTGGGAGCAGCAGCAATGGCAACAATGAATCGCCTGGCCTGGTGAAGGCATGGGAGGGGGAACGGATACACGAGGAGTGCGCCTCAGATGAGCATGAGCTGGAGCTCACCCTTGGGAGCTCAAAGACCCGTGCCGATCCCTCCTGATCATGCTGCAAGAGATGGTGCCTCCTTTTCGTCTGGGAATTAATTTTCATATTTATTGGACGGTGCTCCTCTGTTTTATGGGTTCAATGTTTGTAGAAAGAGAGAAGGGATTCAGAGATTGTACCGTGGTCCTCTGGAGATGATACCCATCCTCTTTCAGGGATCTGAACTTGTTCTAGCCTAAGCAAATCTTTAActtatttatttcattttttcttcgtttcttttttttcaatttctcaaaaaaaaaggaaaaaaaatgcaagggAAACGAGTGGTTGCAGGAAACCTTAAGAAAAGTTGAAGAAATGGTGTCATCCTTCAGCAGTAACTGAGATTCCTGTGGCATTCATGTGCCCTTGTAAATTAGCTCCAGTTGTCCTTGATCTGGCTATTGTCATTGTACTTGTCAGAAAGTGTGTACATTTTATGGATCGTTCACTGGTTCTGTCGTGCCTTTGCTGATTAATGTGTTTACAAGTTTAGTTTAGGTTCCATTTTTTCGGATATCTTTTTTCCCCCGGGTTTTCAGCATCAGGTTAACACATGGTGCTGCCATATTCTACTGTTGCATTGATTTTCTTATGGTATCCAAATTCAAGGGAGGCGACTGTATtgggttagagcatctccaagagtttggcaaatcgagttgccatctttgatttttggtaaaaatgttaaaaatactcctccaacagtttggcaaaagacttgataatttttggcaacttgggaaaaaccagcctccagcgcgtaaatatacgcgcgcggcgcgcagttggcatcgtggtttctagtcaggttggagggtgaaaaaagaaataaataacagagaagagttcctgatttaagttttcaagaggtggaagggcataaatataattttgtttctctctcagggttcttgatgtaagttagatctggatttggcaagtgaattataccaaactgttggagataagttctttttttacttggcatatctttttagaagttggtaaaacacaagatatgccaagtaaaatatgatAAACTCTTGGAGATACTCTTAGTTTATCCTTTTCTTCAGAGTCAGCCAGTCATGTCACGTTATTTCACTTGCATTTTTCTTGCAGAGAGTGTTGTTATTGCTATAGCACTGGTCTCAAATTTAGCTCGAGTGTAGCTAATAATATTTTCCTGAAGAAGTTATAGGCTAGAAATTTATCAGAAAAAAGGAACAAGACGTTTGGACTTGATAATTTCtggtatttatttatttatttatttatttattatctaaTACAGATCTTGCCATCTCCTTTGTTGTAATATACAGGGAGATACCTTATGTTCATATAATCCCCCTTTTTATTTCATGTTAGTACATGTTTCTTGTTAAAAAAAAGTCCATGCGGGGGGTGTTTCTGTGATCAGCTTGTTCTCAGCATACAAACACCAGAATCTGAATAGCATGGCATCAATGAAGACAAAAGGAGCCGTCCTTGCAGGCTGTCCATCACGAAAATTTCACGACTGGGGGTAGCTGAATCTGCACGACACTGGACTGGTGCTCATGTGCAGCGTACACAAAAAGGCTTCGCTGCGGCCATGAAATCGGGTCTCACGAACTGTACTACTACATATGAATGCCATCGTTCATACGGATTATTTGGAAAAACACGAGCAGTGCCGCCGGCAGCAGTACGATCCATGACCTTTGTACGCTGCTGCCAGCTTCAGGTTCTCGCAGCAGATGGTCCCCGCCCAGTCTCCTCTCACGAGGACACTTTAACAAGACTCGAGGAAGATATTTACTTAATGATAATATAATTAAAATATGCATCCAAAGGCCTTTCTTATCTGAAAGCAAGATGGTTCCAGCAGAGCAAATGGATTCAGAGTTCTCTTTGGCACACCAGCTGAACAAATGGATTCCCTTTCTTTCCTCACGAAATGCAGCCATATTTACAACATTTACAGAGTGGTTTTGCGGTTCCAGATACATCTGTTTGATGTGACAATGGACAGCCAAGTGTGCACTTGCCTCAACACCAGCTAGGAATTAAGGTAAAGAGGGCAAAGCGATTAACCCGAAACAATTCACCAGGTGGTGTATACTGTGTCACAGAAACTAAAGACAAGTGGTTTCCTTTGCGATCTTATCGAATAATATGGATAAAGCTTTGTAGAGAGTGGCGGCAGCAGGTGGCCTGGGCAGTGAGCCAAGAAGGATTTCTGATGCCTTAACTGGGCCGCCATAAAATCGAGCATTTACGGAGTCTCGAGTGGATACCACACTTCCATTCAGTGCGCAGCCCACAAAGGCACCTGCCAGAAAAACGAACAACAGATAGTGACAAAAAGCATAGCTTTTGCAGTACACCGCTACCAGAGTTTAAACAGATATTTTCATCATTGACATCTGACCTCAATAGTACAAAATTAGCAATCAAAATGAAAACTAGAAACACTGTATGAACTGTATGATGCTGCAAGAATGAAGACAGCAATAATTAATGAAACACTGTGCTTCGTCCATCAATAATTAATAAAACTGTATGAACTGGATGATGCTGCAAGAATGAAGACAGCAAATGATGCTCAGTTTGTAGCACTCACTATGCATGCCTACGCTAACAATGGTTCACCGTTCCTACAGCAACATATATTGATTCATTAGATTATCTAAGTGTCCTTCATCGAGGCAGCTATCTGTGACATCAGACTACCTTTATTCAACTGCCTAGAAGTTGAAGCTCTGCAGAATCTATTTTTAGCTGCCATAAGCAATCCAACGTGGCCACCATGGTGACCACATGTCTAAAGGTCTATGGACCACAATTTTCCAGAAATAAAAATCTTGGTCTACACTATGCATGATTATAGACAAGTGGACTCTTCAGGAACTTAAAAATATGAGC
Proteins encoded:
- the LOC120670236 gene encoding protein BZR1 homolog 3: MTSGAGGGGGLGGTRVPTWRERENNRRRERRRRAIAAKIFAGLRAYGNYNLPKHCDNNEVLKALCNEAGWTVEPDGTTYRKGCKPTAAERHDPIGRSASPSPCSSYQPSPRASYNPSPASSSFPSSGSSSHITLGGNNFIGGVEGSSLIPWLKNLSSSSSIASSSKFPQLHHLYFNGGSISAPVTPPSSSPTRTPRIKTDWENPSVQPPWAGSNYASLPNSQPPSPGHQVAPDPAWLAGFQISSAGPSSPTYSLVAPNPFGIFKETIASTSRMCTPGQSGTCSPVMGGVPIHHDVNMVDGAPDDFAFGSSSNGNNESPGLVKAWEGERIHEECASDEHELELTLGSSKTRADPS